Proteins encoded by one window of Armatimonadota bacterium:
- a CDS encoding M50 family metallopeptidase has product MPNIVAAVIAFSIMILVHELGHFLMAKRVGITVYAFAIGFGPRVVGFRRGETTYAINALPFGGYVRMAGEDLDEAGGAGSFRSMSVWQRMTVVVAGPAMNLLLALLLLMSTALIVGVPTGVSNRIGQLMPGWPAEQVGLRPGDAIVAIDGEPMDSGQEVIDTIHARPNQELHLTVERDGRRFEVTVRSRLDPDQRIGLIGFRPEAIREHMGPLRALAWAAGTVGETVDVIFTTLVGLVRQGRGVFDQLAGPVGAVRFLGEAGAAGAEIFVYTAAALSIMIGIFNLLPFPALDGGRLLFLLVEAVRRRPVDPRREGYIHLVGFALLLLLLLTLTVRDIGRL; this is encoded by the coding sequence ATGCCCAACATCGTCGCCGCCGTCATCGCCTTCAGCATCATGATCCTGGTGCACGAACTGGGGCACTTCCTGATGGCCAAGCGCGTGGGGATCACCGTCTACGCTTTTGCCATCGGCTTCGGCCCGCGGGTGGTCGGGTTCAGGCGGGGCGAGACCACCTACGCCATCAACGCGCTCCCCTTCGGCGGCTATGTCCGGATGGCGGGGGAGGATCTGGACGAGGCCGGAGGCGCGGGGAGCTTCCGCAGCATGTCGGTCTGGCAGCGGATGACGGTGGTGGTGGCCGGCCCGGCCATGAACCTCCTCCTGGCCCTGCTGCTGCTGATGAGCACCGCCCTCATCGTCGGCGTCCCCACCGGGGTGAGCAATCGGATCGGACAGCTGATGCCGGGCTGGCCGGCCGAACAGGTCGGCCTCCGACCGGGCGACGCCATCGTCGCCATCGACGGCGAGCCGATGGACAGCGGGCAGGAGGTCATCGACACCATCCACGCCCGCCCGAACCAGGAGCTGCACCTCACCGTGGAGCGCGACGGGCGGCGCTTCGAGGTGACCGTGCGCTCCCGGCTCGACCCCGACCAGCGGATCGGCCTCATCGGATTTCGGCCGGAGGCGATTCGCGAACATATGGGACCCCTGCGGGCCCTGGCCTGGGCCGCGGGCACCGTAGGGGAAACCGTGGACGTGATCTTCACCACGCTGGTCGGGCTGGTGCGGCAGGGCCGCGGGGTCTTCGATCAACTGGCCGGTCCGGTGGGGGCGGTGCGGTTCCTCGGCGAAGCGGGAGCGGCCGGGGCGGAGATCTTTGTCTACACCGCCGCCGCGCTCTCCATCATGATCGGCATCTTCAACCTGCTGCCGTTCCCGGCCCTCGACGGCGGGCGGCTGCTGTTCCTCCTCGTGGAGGCCGTGCGTCGCCGGCCGGTCGATCCCCGGCGCGAAGGATACATCCACCTGGTGGGGTTTGCGCTGCTCCTCCTGCTGCTGCTAACATTGACCGTACGCGATATCGGGAGACTCTGA